CGTACGCGCGAGGACGGACACTGTCTTCCGAACCGAGCTGCGCCAATGGCACGAACAGGCCGCTCTGGTGCGCACCGACAGCGGCAACGTCCATAACGAGGTCTCGGGGTCCACCCTCTCCGGCCCGCTGATCCAAGGCCGGGACTTCCACGGAATCACCTTCACCTCGCCTCCCGCACCGCACCGCACCCAGACCCTGATCCAGGCACGACGAACCCTCACAGGTGACAGATCGATCGAGCCCGCCGCGCGATGTGGGCCCCGTTGCGTGAGCTCGTCCTGGCCGGCGTCGACCCGAGGCCACGCGTTCTTGGGAACCGGCGAAAGCAGGCAGAGGGCGTCCAACACCTCGGCGGGTCGTCCCTATGAGCGGGGCCGGTGGCCGAGTGGAGAGAGTCGGTGCGCGTCGGCTCGCAGATGTGGAACACCCCGGCAGCGACGTGCCCCTCCCACGGCCGCAGCGCGCCGGGAACTCGAAGGAGGTGCCACAGAGCGGACGTGTCCAACAGGTAAGTGATCACTCGAAGGCCGTACGCCGGGCACGCTTCTGCGCGTCGTACGCCGCCGATGCCTGCTCGAACCCACCCCGCGCGCCCCTCGCAGAGAGCTTCTCGGCCGCGTGTGTGGACGTCCTCCAGGGCCTGTGCACGCGGGTAGCCCTCGGGGGCGGTGAGGTGCCGGGACCGGAAGTCGCTCATACGGCGGGCAGACGGGCACGTTGCGCGGCTCTCCGGACAGGGCTTCGGTGCCCCGGGCGAGGCGCGGGTCGTTCTCGTGTCCCGGGACGAGCGAGGACTCGCAGCCCCGGCCGTCGACACGTGTACGGGGACCGGGACCGTCCAGTCCGCCGCCGGCCTGGATGCCCTCGAGCATCTCGGTCTCGGCGGGGCGGCGCTGCACGGCGCTCGGGCAAAGCCGGACCGGGCGGGCCGGTCACGCTCACCCTGCCAGCCGACGGGGCCGGCAACGCCTCAGCGGTCTGCTGAACGTCACCGAGACCGACGCCACCGCCTCCAGCCGGGTCGGCCCTGGAGCGGGCACCGGCGATCTTCCGGGCGCCCCGGGCTCGCCCTGCTTCGCGATCTCTCCGACTCCGGTGCCGGACACCCGCGACGGCACCGGCGCGGCCCAGCGCACACTTGGCGCCACGTCCAAGCCCAGCGTCAAGGTGGCGCTGACGGGCATCGAGCCCACCACCAGCACCTGGCTGTCGGCCTACGCCGACGGATCTGCCCTGCCGGCGGCTCCACCCTGGCCCTGGCCCCGGCCGGTTCCTACCGCACCGGCTGATCTCCTCGGGGCTGCGACCGCCGTGGAACCAGGCGTGGGGTTCGTCCCGGTGCGCAAGCAGTCCGGAGGTTCCCTCGAGTAGATCACTCGGCGAACCGTCCGGACTGCCGCGCCGTCAAGCCGATGACCGAAGCGTGCCGCAGGCGAAGACTGCCAGCGGGCGTTGCCGGTCCGCAGCCTCGTCACCGCCGCTCAGAAGATGCGGTAGGGCCCCCAGCCGGTCCCGGCCTGGTAGCGGGTGCCCAGGGTGTCCATGCCGGACTTTCCGGTGCCGGGATAGACCCACAACGTGCCGTCGGACGCCTGACGGGACAACACATCGGTCAGCCCGTCACCGTTGAAGTCCCCGGTGCGGATGGCGTTCTGGGTCTGCCAGCTCCTGCCGACCTGGTAGCGGGTGCCGAGGGTCCCCATGCCCGGCTTCCCGGTGCCGGGGTAGACCCACAACGTCCCGTCGGACGCCTGACGGGACAACACATCGGGACGCCCGTCGTTGTTGAGGTCGCCATTGGTGATGACGTCCTGGCTCTTCCAGCCGGTGCCGACCTGGTAGCGGGTGCCGAGGGTCTCCATGCCCGGCTTCCCGGTGCCGGGGTAGACCCACAACGTGCCGTCGGACGCCTGACGGGTCAGTACGTCGGTGAGCCCGTCGGTGTTGAAGTCCCCGGTGCGGGTGACGTCCTGGGTCTGCCAGCTCCTGCCGACCTGGTAGCGGGTGGTGAAGGCCTCCATGCCCGGCTTCCCGGTGCCGGGGTAGACCCACAGGGTGCCGTCGGACGCCTGACGGGACAGCAGGTCACCGATGCCGTCGTTGTTGAGGTCTCCGACGGTGACGGCGTCCTGGCTCTGCCAGCTGGTGCCGGCCTGGAACCGGGTGCCGAAGGTGCTGCCGCTCGCGTTTCCGGTGCCGGGGTAGATCCACAGAATGCCGTCGTCCTTGACGGCCGCGAGGTCGGCCTTGCCGTCACCGGTGAGGTCGTCCGGGTCGCGGGAGACGGCGTGCTCGACCCAGTCGCCGATGTCGTCGACACGGGTGTCGACGGCACCGGTACGGGTTTCGGCAGGATCGATTCCGAGACACCCGCCTTGCCAGGAGCGGGAGTTGACGGCGACGAGTTCCGTGGTGCCGTCGACGGTGCGCAGCGCGGGACCGCCCGCGTCGCCCTTGCAGACGGTCGCGGTGTCGGAGCCGTCGAGGTCCACTGTCGTGTCGGCGGTGGCGGCGACGGTGAACGTACCGGCGTGGAGCTTGTCGGGCACCCATTCCGTCTTGGTGCGTCCGAATCCGGCCTTCACCAACTCCTCACCCGCAGCGGCGGGCGTGGTCGCCAGCCGGACGGGCGTGATGCCCGGATCGGTGATCCTGGCGGCGAGTTTGACGAGCACCAGATCCCGGTCGGCGTGCGGGACGAGCCGGATGGCCGACAGGACGCTGCCGCTGGTCTGGGTCAGGTCGGTGCGGCCGACGGTGACGGTGGTGGTGACGGCGGGCTTACCCGCGGGGGGTTTGCCGTCCGCGGCAAAACAGGTGGCCGCGGTCAGGACCCACTGCGGGTCGATGAGGGTGCCGGTGCAGGCACTCTGTTCACCGACGTTGATCTTCGCGACGTAGTTCAGCTGCGCCGGGGCGTCGGCTCCGGTGAGTGCGGTGGCGGTGGCGGAGCTCAGCGCGACAGGGGCCGCGATCAGGCCGGCAGCCAACGCGGCGAGCCGGTGGCGTCTGGAGAGGTACATGAAGGTGGGTTCCTAGTCACGAGGGCTGCGCGTCCTGTGGGCACCGGACCGCGCGGCGGTGAGCAAGTCGGTGTGAACCGCGGTTACTTGGCGGACCGGATCTCGACGAGCATGTGATCGCGGCCCTCCGGGTCCGCGGCCTCACCCACCGGCGTCCAGGAGTTCTTGGTGATGTCGAACGACTTCTCCTCGGTGCCTACGGTCATGTCGACCGCGGTCGTGTAGTCGTTGCCCTTGATCGCGTAGACCGCGGGGATCTCCAGGGTCAGCCAGCCGGAGTTGCCCACCACCTTGAAGCAGATCCTGTCCGCCTTGTCGCGGGCCATGATCTCCAGGAGGCCGGTCCCACCCGCGCAGTCGGCCAGGGTGATGTGCCCGTCACCGCGCTTGAGGACGATCTTCTTCTCGGCCAGGATCTTGTCCGCCAGCGGGTAGGCGAAGTCCTCCACCGCATAACCGGGGGCGCCCTCCGCGACCAGTTCGGTGGGGCCCGAGTGTTGCGACGCCCCGCCGGGGAAGCCCGCGGTCACCGCGATCCAGGCCAGGGCGCCGGCCGCGGCCGCGCCCAGCGCACGCAGCGCGAGCCGCTTGCGTTGCGGCTTCGTGGACATTCTGCCGTGTTTCCTCATTACATCCCCAAGTTCGTCGCCGACGGCCGGATGTTCATCACCGGGTTCGAATTCGGGTACACAGGAATGCGATATCGACATCACTCCGCCGGGAATGTCCCAACTCCCCTGGAAAGCGGCCCCCTTACCTCTCGCAACGAGAGGCCCCCCGTCTCGGTAATCGTCATCCGGTTCGCCATACCAACATGAAGACACTCTCAGGTCGAGTGCAGAGAACCATGCAAAAAGCCACATTCCTCGCGGAGTATTGGTGATCCCCGTCACATCCAGTAAGGGTTGTACGGCAGATTGTGGAGGACATGTAAATGCTCGTCGAGATCCAGTCAGTGGCTGGAATTCCCACCGATGTTGAGGGAGCGGACTCCACAATCACCTCCTTTTGTCAGAGCAGTTGATATGGTCCGGCACTACAAGAAGCGCGATTTGTACGCCACTTCACATCCGATGACATTCCATCCCACGGGCACGTCGGGAACCTTCTCGCCAGCGAGATCCGACATGTCCGGTCAACAGCTCACGGGGACAACTCTCTTATGCAGACAATTTTCTGGAGCCGGCGCCGTGTGCTCGGCGCGCTCGCCGCCGCCACCGCCGTGGCCTCCACACCCTCGGTGCTCCTCGCCCCGGTCGCCGCCGCGGCGGAGGGTACGGCCCCCGACCCCGTCCCGCTGCCGGACACCGAGCGGGCGAAAGTGGTCAAGGCCTGGATATCGGGCGGAAGAGGCGTCAAGGCCGCGGCCGCCGAGGCCCTTGCCGGCTCCGACAGCGAGATCCAGACCTTCCTGACCGAAACGCTGCCGAACCAGACCGTGCAGGACAACCGCGTCGCCATCGTGAGCAGCCTGGACCGCGCGGGCAAGGGCCTGCGCCGTGCGGCGGTCGCCGCCCTCGACAACGGTGACGCCGCCATCGCCGACTTCCTGAAGGACGGCTTCAAACCGGCCATCCTCGAGGACCTTCAGGTGGCCACCAGCATTGTGTCGGGCACCGGCGACAAGGCGGTCCAGCGAGACGCCACCGCCGCCCTGAACGCCGGCACCCAGCCGAGCCTGTTCACGTTCCTCACCGACACCCAGTACAACGCACGCCTGGAGGACGCCCGGGTCCACGTCTCGGCCATGCTGACGCAGGCCGGCCCTGAGGTGCAGAAGTACGCCGAGCGTGCCCTCAGCGGCACCGCGTCCGACGTGGAGTGGTTCATCGAGACCGGGCAGCACATCGCCCGTGCCCGGGACCAGGAGTCGGCGACGATCGAGGAGCTCGTCGCCGTCGTCGTACGGGAGGGCAAGCGCGCCGAGCGCGAGACGAACCTGGCAGTCGAGGCCTCCGCACGCGCCCAGACCGCCGCGGAGAAGGCGAAGGAGGCGGCGGAGAAGGCTGCCGCCGAGGCGGCAGCCGCCAAGGAGGATGTGCAGAAGTCCGGGGCGGCGGCCCGCAAGGCGGCGTCCGCCGCGAAGGGCGCGGCGGACGCCGCGCGGAACGCCATCAACTCCTCGAACGCCGCCGTGTCGGCGTCCCGCCGCGCCTCCTGGGCCGCCACCGGCGCCGCCCAGGCCGCCGCGAACGCCGGCAGCGCCGCGGCCCGCGCCTTCAATGCCGCGATCGGTGCCTCCAAGGACGCCGGCAAGGCCGAGGCCGCCAAGAACGCGGCGGTCGCCGCCCGCAACGCCGCGGCCAAGGCGCGTACCGCGGCCAAGGCCGCCGATCAGGCCGCCGTCGCCGGAACCAAGGCCGCCGCCGCCGGTTCGGCCGCCGCCTCCGCCGCACGCAACGCGGCCGCCGCCGCGAACGCCGCTGCCCAGGCCGGGGCCGCCGCCGGCGCCGCACAGTCGGAGGCCACCGAGGCCAAGCGCCAGGCCGCGATCGCGTCCAGCGCCGCGAACCGGGCCACCAATGCCGCCTCCAAGGCCCAGAGCCTCGCCACCACCGCGGCCGCCGCCGCCCGCACCGCCCGGGACGCCGCCAACTCCGCGGCGGACCACGCCGACAAGGCGGCGGCAGCCGCCGAGGAGGCCGTGAAGTACGCGGGCCAGGCCGTCGACTACGCCAACAGGTCCACCGCCCACGCGGCGGCGGCCGTGCAGGCCGCCAACACCGCCACCAAGGCCGTGTCGGACGCCCTCGTGGTGGAGCAGAACGCGCGGAACGCCGAGGCGGAAACCCTTGAGCAGGACAAACTGCAGGCCATCGAGGAGGTCAGGCTGCTCGCCGAGATCGAGGCGAAGGAGCTGACTGCCTATCAGAACAAGGCCGCCCAGGTCCAGCAGACCGATCAGGCGACCAAGGATCTGATCGCCAGGGCCGAACAGGCGCTGGCGGCGAACGACATGGCGGCCGCGGCGGTCCTGGGCCGCAAGGCGGCCGTCGCCCTGCTCGGTTCAAGGGGTGCCTGGACCCGGCAGGCCGCCCAGTTCGCCCTCTCCGGGACGGACGACGACGTGTACGCCTGGATCGACCTCGACCGGCTGCTGGCCCAGGGGCAGGACGACCGGGAGACCACGCTCCACGTCGCCACGATCGCCGGCCCCAGGATCGCCGAAGCGGCCCAGGGCGCCCTGGAGAGCCCCGATGCCAAGGCGGTCGGCGACTTCCTCACCAGCGGCATGAAGAAGGCCTCAGACGAGGACAACCGGGTGGCGATCAGCCGCATCCTGGCCTCGAACCCCGGCAGGGCCGTCACCGCCGCGGCGAACAAGGCACTCAGCCTCAACACCACCGAAGCGCTGCAGAACTTCTTCGACCACGACTACCCCGAGGCGATCCGGGAGGACGACGCGGCCCTCACCCTCACGCTGATGAACACCGGGGGTGCCTTCACCAAGGCGTACGCCGAGGTGGCCATGGAGGGGCCCACCTGGATGCGCCGCAACTTCGTCTCCCTGGTGCAGTTCCGCACGGCCCGGCTCGACCACGACACCGCCACCCATGTCGCCGCGATCCGCGGCGCCATCGCCGCCGCGGCGAAGATCGCCGAGAAGGCGCAGGAGAACGCCGCCTTGGCGTCGAAGGCCGGCGCCGACGCCCGTAACGCCGCCGCCGAGGCCAAGCAGTGG
This portion of the Streptomyces canus genome encodes:
- a CDS encoding FG-GAP-like repeat-containing protein, which gives rise to MYLSRRHRLAALAAGLIAAPVALSSATATALTGADAPAQLNYVAKINVGEQSACTGTLIDPQWVLTAATCFAADGKPPAGKPAVTTTVTVGRTDLTQTSGSVLSAIRLVPHADRDLVLVKLAARITDPGITPVRLATTPAAAGEELVKAGFGRTKTEWVPDKLHAGTFTVAATADTTVDLDGSDTATVCKGDAGGPALRTVDGTTELVAVNSRSWQGGCLGIDPAETRTGAVDTRVDDIGDWVEHAVSRDPDDLTGDGKADLAAVKDDGILWIYPGTGNASGSTFGTRFQAGTSWQSQDAVTVGDLNNDGIGDLLSRQASDGTLWVYPGTGKPGMEAFTTRYQVGRSWQTQDVTRTGDFNTDGLTDVLTRQASDGTLWVYPGTGKPGMETLGTRYQVGTGWKSQDVITNGDLNNDGRPDVLSRQASDGTLWVYPGTGKPGMGTLGTRYQVGRSWQTQNAIRTGDFNGDGLTDVLSRQASDGTLWVYPGTGKSGMDTLGTRYQAGTGWGPYRIF
- a CDS encoding ALF repeat-containing protein → MQTIFWSRRRVLGALAAATAVASTPSVLLAPVAAAAEGTAPDPVPLPDTERAKVVKAWISGGRGVKAAAAEALAGSDSEIQTFLTETLPNQTVQDNRVAIVSSLDRAGKGLRRAAVAALDNGDAAIADFLKDGFKPAILEDLQVATSIVSGTGDKAVQRDATAALNAGTQPSLFTFLTDTQYNARLEDARVHVSAMLTQAGPEVQKYAERALSGTASDVEWFIETGQHIARARDQESATIEELVAVVVREGKRAERETNLAVEASARAQTAAEKAKEAAEKAAAEAAAAKEDVQKSGAAARKAASAAKGAADAARNAINSSNAAVSASRRASWAATGAAQAAANAGSAAARAFNAAIGASKDAGKAEAAKNAAVAARNAAAKARTAAKAADQAAVAGTKAAAAGSAAASAARNAAAAANAAAQAGAAAGAAQSEATEAKRQAAIASSAANRATNAASKAQSLATTAAAAARTARDAANSAADHADKAAAAAEEAVKYAGQAVDYANRSTAHAAAAVQAANTATKAVSDALVVEQNARNAEAETLEQDKLQAIEEVRLLAEIEAKELTAYQNKAAQVQQTDQATKDLIARAEQALAANDMAAAAVLGRKAAVALLGSRGAWTRQAAQFALSGTDDDVYAWIDLDRLLAQGQDDRETTLHVATIAGPRIAEAAQGALESPDAKAVGDFLTSGMKKASDEDNRVAISRILASNPGRAVTAAANKALSLNTTEALQNFFDHDYPEAIREDDAALTLTLMNTGGAFTKAYAEVAMEGPTWMRRNFVSLVQFRTARLDHDTATHVAAIRGAIAAAAKIAEKAQENAALASKAGADARNAAAEAKQWADKALDSAAKADDYADEARRNADAADKSAADAKASANRASTAASTARGAARTANYSANKAMDSARAALKSSYSAQASAADARASSIAAGKDAATAAAAATEARQIAAAKREAEVRAAAKAAAEKARREREAKINPADKDTNDQINPNGTGADADEWWNDAGFYADAFNAISVGAGFLAAGCALAAFVFPPAAAAAGFFSAVSMGAGALGTLFTGIEHGFSSGEFIESAIGTGLSLVTFGQSKWLGAADKAAGGQIIKPVVGKIADVGEDVVSGAAKALSSIF